A segment of the Cohnella algarum genome:
TGCTGCCCGAGCTCCTCCACCGCCGCCTCCGGAATGTCCGGGGCCGCGATCGCGAGCTTCTCTTCCCCGGATACCTTGGCCCGAAGCTCCTCCTGCGTGCCGCAGGCGATCAGCCGCCCTTCGTCCATGATGCCGACCCGCGTCGAGATCGCCGCGACTTCTTCCATGTAATGGCTCGTGTAAATGACGGACGAGCCCATTTCGTTCAGCTTTCGCACCGAATCGAGAATATGGTTGCGCGATTGCGGATCGATGCCGACGGTCGGCTCGTCCATGATGATCAGCTTGGGCCGATGCGCGATGGCGCAAGCGATGTTCAAGCGGCGTTTCATTCCGCCGGAGAACGACTTCGGCTTGTCTTTTTTGCGGTCCTGCAGCCCGACGAACGCAAGCGCCTCCTCCGCCCGCTCCTTGAGAAGGGTTCCTTTCAACCCGTATAACCGGGCGAAAAAAACGACATTGTCCCAGGCCGACATATCTTCGTAAATCGCGAGGTCCTGGGGCACGAGCCCGATTCTTCGCTTGGCTTCCAGCGGCTGCTCCCGCACGGAGAAGCCCGCCAGGCGGATCGTGCCGCGATCGGGCTTCAGCAGCCCGGCCAGCATGTTGATCGTCGTGCTTTTCCCCGCCCCGTTCGGTCCGAGCAAGCCGAAAATCTCGCCCTCCCGGATGTCCAGATTCAAATGATCGACCGAAACCTTGCTCCCGTACTTTTTAACGACGCTGTCCAGTTCCACGAGACGCTGCACTCTTTTCCACTCCCCGTTTGCGTTTCATTGGCTTCATTATAGACCGGGCGCCGGCGCAGCGCAGGTGAAATGCGTCACCGGCTTCGCGTGACTTAAGTCACGTTATGGTTTTTCTTGCCTTCGTCCCTCGGGCGGCATATGCTATACTTTTGAAAAACGGTCACGATCGACGAGGAAAAAATGGAACGCATGCAGCTTTATCTTCGCAGCCTGCACGTATTCGCGCCCGCCGTCTGCTCCCTGTATTTGGAGCCTTACGATTCGTACGGCTTGTTCACGCTTTTCGTTCTGCTTCAGCTTGGCATCGCCAACCTCGTATCGCGGGCTCCGGAACGCTGGACGCCCGCATTGGTGCTGCTGGAAATCGGGTACGGGGCCTGGATGAACGCCGCCTTCGGCGGAATGATGTATTTGGCGCTGCTGGCGCCGCTGCTCGTCTACGCGACCCGCGCGGCGTTCCCGTTCGCCTGGCCGCTCGCGCTGCTTCATGCCGCGCTCATGAACGCGGGCTTATGGGATCGTCCGGCGTCCGCCATCGCGACGGCCAATCTCGTGTTCGTTTTCGCCGGGCTCCTCCTGCTGCAAGTAAGGCGGGCGAAACGGAGCCAAACGGACGTCGAGGAGCTTTACGACGAACTGCGCCTTAAGCATGCGGAGCTGAACGAAGCGCGGAACCAGATGGTCGAATACGCCAAAAAAATCGAGGAAATTTCGCAGCTCGCCGAGCGGAACCGCATCTCCCGCGACATCCACGACGAGCTCGGCCACAAGCTGATTCGGCTGAAAATGATGTCGGACGCGGTCGTCCGCATTTTGCCGGATCGGCCCGGGCAGGGGCTGCAAATGGCGGTGTCGGTGCGGGACCAGCTCGCCGAAAGCATGGAGCTGCTGCGCAGCACGGTCCGCAAGCTGAAGCCGGAAGAGGGAGCGATGCGCTCGTATTCGCTGACCCGGCTGATCGAAGACATCGGCGAAGAACAAGGGACGAACGTGAGCTTTGCGATCGAAGGGATGCCTTACGCCCTGTATCCGAGCCTGGACTACATCTTGTACCGCAACGCCAAGGAAGCGGTATCGAACGCCATTCGGCACGGCGGGGCCACGGCTTTCGACATTACGCTCGCCTACGAGCCGAAGCGCGTCGTGCTGACCGTCGCGAACAACGGCGCCGTGCCGGACGAAGACCGCCCGTGGGGACTCGGGCTGACCGGCATGAAAGAACGCGCCGAGCTCGTGGGCGGCGAGCTTGCGGTCCGCCGGTCGCCCGGATTTGCGGTGACGACGGCGCTGCCGACCTACCGGACGTCGGCCCAATAACGAGAACGGAAAGAAGGAGTTCGTTTGATTCGCTTGCTCATCGCGGATGACGATCCGTTCATTCGCGAAAGTTTGAAGCTGATTTTGAATCTGGACCCGGAGCTTGAAGTCGCGGATACGTGCACGGACGGAGAGCAAGCGTGGAAAGCCGCAAGGCGGCTGGAAGGGATCGACGTCGTGCTGATGGACATTCGCATGCCGGGCTGCGACGGCGTGGAAGGAACGCGGCGCATCAAGCGGGATTGCCCCCGCGTTCGCGTGCTTATCCTGACGACGTTCGACGACGACGAGTACATCATCGAGGCGCTGCGCGCCGGGGCGAGCGGCTATTTGCTCAAAAATCTTCCCCCCGAGCGCATCGCCCAGGGCATCCGCACCGTCAGCGAAGGCAATTTGCTTATCCACCCGGATATCGCCGAAAAGCTCGCCTCGCTGATCGGGCCCGCGCCGAAGGCGCCTTCCGCGGCGGCGGGACCCGATCCGTTGCAAGTGCGCGGCCTGACCGAAGGCGAACGGGCCGTCGTCGCCAAAATCGCGGAAGGCCTCTCCAACAAAGAAATCGCCCGGGAACTGTTCCTGAGCGAAGGCACGGTCAAAAATATGGTCACGAGCATCCTGGGTAAGCTGGGCCTGCGCGATCGGACGCAAATTGCGATCTTTTATTGGAAAAACCGGCCGGCGGACTGAATCCGCCGGCGGGGGCGCCGTTTTCGCCGCCGCCCCGCGATCACGAGCGTTCGTCCGCCAGCTCGATCCATCGGGTCGCCCAATCCGCCACGTTCTCGAACAGAGGCGACAGCGCCCGTCCTTTATCCGTTAACGAATACTCGATCCGAACCGGGATCTCGGGGTAAACGTCCCGGCGAATGAGTCCTTCCGTCTCCAATTCCTTCAGCCGCTCCGAAAGCACCTTGCCGCTCAAGTTCGGCAGCAGGTTTTCGATTTCGCTGAAACGGCGAGGTCCGGGCATCAGCCGAAAAACGATAAGCGCCGTCCATCGCTTGCTCAGCATTTCCATGGCTTTCTCGAAACGTGGACACATTTCCGAGTTTTCCATCGCGATCATCCTTTCTTCCCTATATTATAAGGCTCCGCAAAATTTTAAACAACATAACGAAATACCACCCGGTTACGAATGGTAATAAGGAGATCTTGGGATAAAATAGCCATAATTGCGAAGCCTAGTCGAGACTACTTACATGGAGTGAATGCGATGAACAAAGCGTTGCGGCCCGTCGTGCTGCTGATCGCCGTCGTGTCCCTTTTGACGGCGGCCGTTTGGATGGAGGTTGCCCCGGTTTCCGCTCGCGGACAACAGCCGTTTAACTTCGGCTTCAAAAAAAGCCGAAACGGCAGTCTCCCCTCGATCGCCCAGGAAGGCTTTATCGACATCCTGAAGCGGCATGAGGCCGTCTTTCTGGGGAACACGAAAGAAAAAGAGCTTTACTTGACCTTCGACAACGGCTACGAGAACGGCTATACGGGCCGAATTCTCGATGTGCTGAAGGAAAAGCAGGTGCCTGCCGCTTTTTTCGTAACGGGGCATTTTGTCCGCGACCAGCCGGAATTGATCAAGCGAATGGCGGCGGAAGGCCATTTGATCGGCAACCATTCGTGGAGCCATCCGGATATGACCCGCTTGTCCGCCGAACAGATTCGCGCCGAATTGGACAAAGTCCGGCAGGAAGTGGCGAATTTGACGGGACGGCAGGAGATGAACTTCATGCGCCCGCCGAGAGGCGTCTTCAGCGAACCGATGCTCGCCGCTTGCCGGCAGCTCGGCTATACGAACGTCTTCTGGTCGGTCGCCTACAAGGATTGGGACGTCAATTCGCAGCGAGGCGGGAGTTACGCCTATGAAAGCGTCATGAGCCAGCTGCACCCGGGCGCCGTCATTTTGCTGCATTCCGTTTCCAGCGACAACGCGAAAGCTTTGGGCGACATCATCGACGCCGCCAAGCGGCAGGGGTACGCGTTCAAAAGCCTGGACCGGCTCGGCGAAAAAAGCTACGTTTGACGGTTCTCGCGCCGATATGATCCCGCCATTTTCCCTGAAAGCTGCGGCAGCTAGCTCCCCCCTGACAGATCGCGAAGTCAGGGGGAATTTTGTTTCATTCGACCGATTAAAACAGCGGAGAAATCAGCCGAGCCCACACCTCATACGCGCGCTGCTTCCAATTCCGCCCTTCGAATTCGGCCGGGCTTATGGCCTCGCAATCCTCCAAATCCCGAAAAAAATCCCGCGCCAGGCAACCGACGACATTTCCGTCCCAAAACAACGCGTCGATTTCGAACTGTCCCCAGAAGCTCCGCATGTCCAGGTTCGCGCTGCCCGAGAAGGCCACGTCGTCCGAGATGATGACTTTCGAGTGGATAAAACCTTTTCGATAGCGGTAAAAGCGAATGCCGGACGGCTGCATCTCCCTTACGTAAGACATCGTTCCCGTATACACCAGTTTTTTGTCGGGCTTGCCCGGAAGCACGACGGCGACATCGACGCTTTTGGCGGCGGCCGTCTTGAGCGCCAACATCACCGCCGGATCGGGAATGAAATAGGGCGACTCGATATAAAGCCGCTTCTTTGCCGAAACGATAAGGGAAAAAATCAGCTCGTGAAGCCTTTTCGTCGGATCGCTTC
Coding sequences within it:
- a CDS encoding winged helix-turn-helix transcriptional regulator — encoded protein: MENSEMCPRFEKAMEMLSKRWTALIVFRLMPGPRRFSEIENLLPNLSGKVLSERLKELETEGLIRRDVYPEIPVRIEYSLTDKGRALSPLFENVADWATRWIELADERS
- a CDS encoding sensor histidine kinase, with the protein product MERMQLYLRSLHVFAPAVCSLYLEPYDSYGLFTLFVLLQLGIANLVSRAPERWTPALVLLEIGYGAWMNAAFGGMMYLALLAPLLVYATRAAFPFAWPLALLHAALMNAGLWDRPASAIATANLVFVFAGLLLLQVRRAKRSQTDVEELYDELRLKHAELNEARNQMVEYAKKIEEISQLAERNRISRDIHDELGHKLIRLKMMSDAVVRILPDRPGQGLQMAVSVRDQLAESMELLRSTVRKLKPEEGAMRSYSLTRLIEDIGEEQGTNVSFAIEGMPYALYPSLDYILYRNAKEAVSNAIRHGGATAFDITLAYEPKRVVLTVANNGAVPDEDRPWGLGLTGMKERAELVGGELAVRRSPGFAVTTALPTYRTSAQ
- the pdaA gene encoding delta-lactam-biosynthetic de-N-acetylase, with protein sequence MNKALRPVVLLIAVVSLLTAAVWMEVAPVSARGQQPFNFGFKKSRNGSLPSIAQEGFIDILKRHEAVFLGNTKEKELYLTFDNGYENGYTGRILDVLKEKQVPAAFFVTGHFVRDQPELIKRMAAEGHLIGNHSWSHPDMTRLSAEQIRAELDKVRQEVANLTGRQEMNFMRPPRGVFSEPMLAACRQLGYTNVFWSVAYKDWDVNSQRGGSYAYESVMSQLHPGAVILLHSVSSDNAKALGDIIDAAKRQGYAFKSLDRLGEKSYV
- a CDS encoding phospholipase D-like domain-containing protein codes for the protein MQIIRSDPTKRLHELIFSLIVSAKKRLYIESPYFIPDPAVMLALKTAAAKSVDVAVVLPGKPDKKLVYTGTMSYVREMQPSGIRFYRYRKGFIHSKVIISDDVAFSGSANLDMRSFWGQFEIDALFWDGNVVGCLARDFFRDLEDCEAISPAEFEGRNWKQRAYEVWARLISPLF
- a CDS encoding response regulator transcription factor → MIRLLIADDDPFIRESLKLILNLDPELEVADTCTDGEQAWKAARRLEGIDVVLMDIRMPGCDGVEGTRRIKRDCPRVRVLILTTFDDDEYIIEALRAGASGYLLKNLPPERIAQGIRTVSEGNLLIHPDIAEKLASLIGPAPKAPSAAAGPDPLQVRGLTEGERAVVAKIAEGLSNKEIARELFLSEGTVKNMVTSILGKLGLRDRTQIAIFYWKNRPAD
- a CDS encoding ABC transporter ATP-binding protein, with amino-acid sequence MQRLVELDSVVKKYGSKVSVDHLNLDIREGEIFGLLGPNGAGKSTTINMLAGLLKPDRGTIRLAGFSVREQPLEAKRRIGLVPQDLAIYEDMSAWDNVVFFARLYGLKGTLLKERAEEALAFVGLQDRKKDKPKSFSGGMKRRLNIACAIAHRPKLIIMDEPTVGIDPQSRNHILDSVRKLNEMGSSVIYTSHYMEEVAAISTRVGIMDEGRLIACGTQEELRAKVSGEEKLAIAAPDIPEAAVEELGQHPRVVRVAKRDDSLDVYLASSQTYLQDILFILSKHQVRIRTLTQSGPDLETLFLALTGRSLRD